The following DNA comes from Alphaproteobacteria bacterium.
GCCGAAGACCCGGATGGGACGTACGGCGCCGTAGTGAACCTGCAAGGCGACCTGCCAACCATCGATCCACAGCAGATTCGTGCCGCGGTCGCCCTACTGGACGACCCGGCGGTCGATATCGGCACGGTGGCCTGCGAGATCGCGAACGAGGCCGAGCGCCACAATCCCAATGTGGTCAAGATCATCGCCGGCTTCGCGGAAGGCGCCAGACGCGCTCGCGCGCTGGCATTCACGCGCGCCACCGCACCCTGGGGCGACGGCCCCCACTACCATCACATCGGCCTCTACGCCTATCGCCGGGCAGCGCTCGAGCGGTTTGTCGCGCTGCCGCCGAGCCCACTCGAGCGGCGCGAGAAGCTGGAGCAGTTACGTGCCCTCGACGCCGGCATGCGTATCGATGTGGCGCTGGTTGACACCATGCCGCTCGGCGTCGATACCGAGGACGATCTGCAACGCGCCCGCAGCATGCTGGGTGGGGAGAGACAACCGTGACCAGCGATACTCCACGCATTACCTTTCAGGGCCAGGCCGGCGCCTATTCCCATATGGCCTGTCTCGCCTCTTTTCCCGACTACCAGCCATTGCCCTGCGAAACCTTCGAAGACGCGTTTGCTACGGTCGAGCATGGCACGGCGGAGTTGGCGATGATCCCGGTGGAGAACTCGGTCGCTGGCCGTGTTGCAGACA
Coding sequences within:
- a CDS encoding 3-deoxy-manno-octulosonate cytidylyltransferase, producing the protein MTDSNATIVLIPARLASTRLPRKVLTDIAGAPMIVQVWRRAMEAEVGRVVVACAEAEVAEAVASAGGVTRLTNPDHASGSDRIQEALRAEDPDGTYGAVVNLQGDLPTIDPQQIRAAVALLDDPAVDIGTVACEIANEAERHNPNVVKIIAGFAEGARRARALAFTRATAPWGDGPHYHHIGLYAYRRAALERFVALPPSPLERREKLEQLRALDAGMRIDVALVDTMPLGVDTEDDLQRARSMLGGERQP